Proteins from a single region of Trichomycterus rosablanca isolate fTriRos1 chromosome 16, fTriRos1.hap1, whole genome shotgun sequence:
- the phka1b gene encoding phosphorylase b kinase regulatory subunit alpha, skeletal muscle isoform, producing MRSRSNSGVKLDNYARMVTKTILCHQDPVTGLLSGSADLPHSWVRDNVYSILCVWGLGLAYRKNADRDEDKAKAYELEQSVVKLMRSLLMCQMRQLDKVEKFKYSKSISDSLHAKYNTGTCATVVGDHQWGHLQIDATSIFLLFLAQMTASGLHIVHTRDEVDVIQNLIFYIESAYKVADFGMWERGEKTNQGIPEINASSIGMAKAALEALDELNLFGAKGGPESVVHTLADEIQRCQSILNSMLPRASTSKEVDAGVLSIISYPAFAVEDMNIVNMTKEEIISRLQGRYGCCRFLRDGHKTPKEDPNRLYYESSELQLFENIECEWPLFWTYLILDGLFINSPEQVQEYRDALDGILLKGKDGLRLVPELYSVPPDKVEVEYANPHTVERVPVGSCPLKWAQSLYILGNLLAEGFLAPGEIDPLNRRFCTIPKPDVVVQVSILAETEEIKQLLQNHSVESETLENIHPIRVQPSRVLSHIYARLGRNQKLGLTGRPYRRIGVLGTSKFYKIRNTIFSFTPQFIDPQEFYLALDNKMIVEMLRTDISYLCSCWRSTGRPTVTFPISQSMLTDDRKDIDPAILATLKKLDDGYYGGARIKTGKLASFLDTSCCAHLTFMDCEVDDLAVYLDQLLAIPQQSPISATKGGLNRFKAAANKTLEMLSLVHKAQVLNIHNVHLYLPTKLFHDPPPVLQLINNESQVPQAEDVPKINLPKDVNGCIDYSALVQMLKQSLNPQDQADILYIFYKDKGMDWDTRLHGKGWTVRRLLSDLYEKAGNMRHWGLIRMVCGMLRRKVEELDEACTDLLAHQKHLTVGLPPEPREKTISAPMPPDRLAKLIDEASENNLTIAVLTQEIMVYLAMIIRTQPKIFSEMFRLRIGLIIQVMATELAQSLKCSGEEATESLMNLSPFELKNLLLQILSGKEFRVQKSIRSNGNVVTPAISIHDKNKSGSTKDKLKGSSHPKADIKLPLSVHSLNMDNAESERYRLPPIESFQGSVGTTVHDSKHGQWLRRRRLDGALNRVPVGFYQKVWKILQKCHGLSIEGYLLPSSATREMTSGEIKFAVWVETVLNRVSQPEYRQLLVETILVLTMLAEVDIQSIGSTIHVEKIVQIASDMFYKDQKDLGAEETLLERDHSTGICRLLYDSAPSGRFGSMTYLSKAVAIYVEDFLPSGSCALQ from the exons GATCCAGTGACAGGGTTGCTTTCCGGTAGTGCTGATCTGCCTCACAGCTGGGTGCGAGACAATGTTTACAGCATCCTTTGTGTGTGGGGTCTAGGTCTGGCGTACAGAAAAAATGCTGACCGAGATGAAGACAAGGCCAAAGCTTATGAGCTGGAGCAG AGTGTGGTTAAGCTCATGAGGAGCTTGCTGATGTGTCAGATGAGGCAG CTGGACAAAGTGGAAAAGTTTAAGTACAGCAAGAGCATCTCCGACTCTCTGCATGCCAAGTACAATACGGGTACTTGTGCCACTGTGGTGGGGGATCACCAGTGGGGACATTTACAAATAGATGCAACATCCATCTTTCTACTCTTTCTGGCACAAATGACAGCTTCAG GACTGCACATTGTGCACACCCGTGATGAGGTGGATGTTATCCAGAATCTAATCTTCTACATTGAATCAGCATACAAAGTAGCG GATTTTGGAATGTGGGAACGAGGAGAAAAGACAAATCAAGGCATCCCTGAAATCAATGCCAGCTCTATTGGAATGGCAAAG GCAGCTTTGGAGGCCCTGGATGAACTGAACCTTTTTGGTGCCAAAGGTGGACCCGAGTCTGTTGTTCACACTTTAGCTGATGAGATACAGCGCTGCCAG TCTATCCTCAACTCCATGCTGCCGAGAGCCTCCACATCTAAAGAGGTGGACGCAGGAGTCCTGTCCATCATTTCATATCCAGCATTTGCTGTTGAAGACATGAATATAGTGAACATGACTAAGGAGGAAATCATCTCGAGACTGCAG GGCAGATATGGATGCTGTCGTTTTCTTAGAGACGGACACAAAACTCCCAAAGAG GATCCCAATCGTTTATACTATGAATCATCAGAATTGCAGCTGTTTGAGAACATTGAGTGTGAATGGCCATTGTTTTGGACATACCTCATCTTAGATGGGCTTTTTATCAACAGTCCTGAACAG GTACAGGAGTACAGAGATGCCTTAGATGGAATTCTCCTAAAAGGAAAAGATGGTTTGCGTCTAGTTCCTGAGCTTTACAGTGTTCCTCCAGATAAG gtgGAGGTGGAATATGCCAATCCTCACACTGTGGAACGAGTGCCAGTTGGCAGCTGTCCATTAAAATGGGCCCAGTCTCTGTACATATTGGGTAACTTACTGGCAGAG GGGTTCCTGGCACCTGGAGAGATTGATCCACTCAACAGACGCTTCTGCACCATACCAAAGCCTGATGTTGTGGTTCAGG TGTCAATCTTAGCAGAAACAGAGGAAATCAAACAACTTCTACAAAACCACAGTGTTGAATCTGAGACCCTGGAGAACATTCATCCTATCAGAGTTCAGCCTTCTCGAGTTCTTAGTCATATCTATGCCAGACTTg GACGCAATCAGAAACTAGGTCTCACTGGGAGGCCGTACAGACGTATTGGTGTTCTAGGGACGTCAAAATTCTACAAGATACGGAACACCATCTTCTCCTTCACCCCTCAA TTCATCGACCCCCAGGAGTTTTACCTGGCCCTGGATAACAAGATGATTGTAGAGATGCTCCGTACTGACATCTCCTACCTCTGCTCATGCTGGAGATCGACTGGCAGGCCTACAGTTACTTTTCCCATCTCACAGAGCATGCTTA CTGATGACCGCAAAGACATTGACCCTGCCATTTTAGCTACCCTAAAAAAGCTAGATGATGGCTACTACGGGGGAGCAAG gATAAAGACTGGGAAGCTTGCATCATTTCTAGACACGTCCTGCTGTGCTCACCTCACATTCATGGACTGTG AGGTAGACGACTTGGCAGTGTATCTGGACCAGCTGCTTGCCATTCCCCAGCAGAGTCCCATCAGTGCCACTAAAGGAGGACTCAACCGCTTCAAAGCTGCAGCCAATAAAACTCTAGAGATGCTGTCATTGGTGCACAAAGCCCAAGTCCTGAACATTCACA atgtgcactTGTACCTCCCCACTAAACTGTTTCATGACCCACCACCAGTCCTCCagctaataaataatgaaagccAG gTTCCTCAAGCGGAGGATGTTCCTAAAATAAACCTACCCAAAGATGTAAATGGTTGTATTGACTATTCTGCCCTGGTGCAGATGCTAAAACAAAGCCTAAACCCCCAAGATCAGGCTGATATCCTTTACATCTTTTATAAAGACAA AGGCATGGACTGGGATACCAGGCTGCATGGGAAAGGCTGGACAGTGAGGCGACTTTTAAGTGACCTCTATGAGAAGGCAGGCAACATGAGACACTGGGGGCTTATTAGAATGGTCTGTGGCATGCTCCGCAGGAAAGTGGAGGAACTGGATGAG GCTTGTACAGACTTGCTTGCTCACCAGAAACACCTGACAGTGGGTCTTCCTCCTGAACCACGAGAGAAAACTATATCAGC CCCTATGCCCCCAGACAGACTGGCCAAACTAATAGATGAGGCTAGTGAGAACAACCTTACCATTGCAGTCCTCACTCAG GAAATAATGGTGTACTTGGCAATGATCATCAGAACCCAGCCTAAAATTTTCAGTGAAATGTTCCGGCTCCGCATCGGCCTGATCATCCAGGTTATGGCTACTGAACTGGCTCAGTCTCTTAAATGCTCTG GTGAGGAGGCCACAGAAAGTCTGATGAACCTGAGCCCATTTGAGCTGAAGAATCTTCTTCTACAGATCCTCAGTGGCAAAGAGTTCAGAGTCCAGAAGAGCA TTCGCTCAAATGGAAATGTTGTGACCCCAGCAATCtctattcatgacaaaaacaagTCTGGTTCTACTAAAGATAAATTAAAAGGAAGCAGTCATCCGAAGGCTGACATTAAACTG CCCTTATCAGTGCATTCACTGAATATGGATAATGCTGAATCAGAG AGGTATAGACTACCACCCATTGAGTCATTTCAGGGTTCAGTAGGAACTACAGTGCATGACAGCAAACATGGCCAGTGGCTTCGCCGTCGCCGATTAGATGGAGCGCTTAACAGGGTACCAGTTGGCTTTTACCAAAAAGTCTGGAAGATCCTACAAAAG TGTCATGGGCTCTCCATTGAAGGCTATCTCCTTCCATCATCAGCTACTAGAGAG atGACTTCAGGAGAGATCAAGTTTGCAGTATGGGTGGAGACCGTGCTAAATCGTGTTTCTCAGCCTGAGTACAGGCAGCTGCTGGTGGAGAcaatcctggtactgacaatgCTGGCTGAGGTGGACATCCAAAGTATTGGAAGCACTATTCATGTTGAAAAGATTGTGCAAATTGCCAGCGACATGTTCTACAAAGATCAG AAAGACCTAGGGGCAGAAGAAACCCTTCTGGAGAGAGATCATTCCACTGGAATCTGCAGGTTACTGTATGATAGCGCCCCCAGTGGCCGCTTTGGCAGCATGACATACTTATCTAAAGCTGTAGCCATTTACGTCGAGGACTTTCTACCAAGCGGTTCCTGCGCACTTCAGTGA